The Prochlorococcus marinus str. MIT 9301 genome window below encodes:
- the ruvC gene encoding crossover junction endodeoxyribonuclease RuvC produces the protein MRIIGIDPGLARVGYGIIEIENERKILLDCGVIETGKDKKEEDRLYEIFQDLNELINHWNPTSAAVEKFFFYRSSTTISVVQARGVIMMVLASKKINVSEYSPAQIKLTIAGSGKASKKDILDAVMYNLDLNKPPKPDDSADALAIALTKLNEDGFN, from the coding sequence GTGAGAATAATTGGGATTGACCCTGGATTAGCTAGAGTTGGTTATGGAATAATTGAGATAGAAAATGAAAGAAAGATATTATTGGATTGCGGCGTTATTGAGACAGGTAAAGATAAAAAAGAAGAAGATAGACTTTATGAGATATTCCAAGATCTTAATGAATTAATAAATCATTGGAATCCAACTTCAGCTGCAGTAGAAAAATTTTTCTTTTACAGGTCAAGTACCACAATTAGTGTCGTGCAGGCCAGAGGCGTGATTATGATGGTATTGGCCTCTAAAAAAATTAATGTTAGTGAGTATTCACCTGCTCAGATAAAATTAACAATTGCTGGGTCTGGAAAGGCATCTAAGAAAGATATTCTTGATGCTGTTATGTATAACTTAGATCTAAACAAACCTCCAAAACCTGATGATTCAGCAGATGCATTGGCAATAGCACTCACAAAACTAAATGAGGATGGCTTTAACTGA
- the bchI gene encoding magnesium chelatase ATPase subunit I has product MLTTKKRRVFPFTAVIGQEEMKLALLLNVIDPRIGGVMIMGDRGTGKSTTIRALADLLPAIDVVKDDPYNSSLVDPDLQSKEVLEKITQGENLESIKKQVPMVDLPLGATEDRLCGTIDIEKALSEGVKAFEPGLLAKANRGLLYVDEVNLLDDHLVDVLLDSAASGWNTVEREGVSVRHPARFVLIGSGNPEEGELRPQLLDRFGMSVEVKTVRDAELRVQVVDQRTSFDDNPDEFSLSVEKQQDELQQKVIKAQEILNSVQMDDDLRLNISAICGELDVDGLRGDIVTNRSARAIAAFEGRTEVQEDDIARVISCSLRHRLRKDPLEQVDSGERVIQAFCKVFDLDEKENLSKFQLSAEA; this is encoded by the coding sequence GTGCTTACAACGAAGAAAAGAAGAGTTTTTCCTTTTACTGCAGTAATTGGTCAAGAAGAAATGAAATTGGCACTCTTGTTAAATGTTATTGATCCTAGAATTGGAGGAGTGATGATAATGGGTGATAGAGGGACTGGAAAGTCTACTACAATCAGAGCCTTAGCTGATTTGTTGCCTGCAATCGATGTTGTTAAAGACGATCCATATAATAGTTCACTAGTCGATCCTGATTTGCAAAGTAAAGAAGTTTTGGAAAAAATTACTCAAGGAGAAAATCTAGAGAGTATTAAAAAACAAGTACCTATGGTTGACTTGCCTTTGGGAGCTACGGAAGACAGGCTTTGTGGAACCATCGATATAGAGAAGGCTTTGAGCGAAGGTGTTAAGGCATTCGAACCAGGTCTATTAGCAAAAGCTAATAGGGGTTTACTATACGTTGATGAAGTGAATTTACTTGATGACCATTTAGTTGATGTCCTTTTAGATTCAGCAGCTTCCGGGTGGAATACAGTTGAAAGGGAGGGGGTATCAGTTCGACATCCTGCGAGGTTTGTCCTTATTGGTTCAGGAAATCCAGAAGAAGGTGAATTAAGGCCTCAACTATTGGACAGGTTTGGAATGAGTGTTGAAGTTAAGACAGTTAGAGATGCTGAATTAAGAGTTCAAGTAGTTGATCAAAGAACTTCTTTTGACGATAATCCTGATGAGTTTTCATTGAGTGTTGAGAAACAACAGGATGAACTTCAACAAAAAGTTATTAAAGCTCAAGAAATACTAAATTCTGTTCAAATGGACGATGACTTAAGATTGAATATTTCTGCAATCTGCGGTGAACTAGATGTGGATGGTTTACGTGGAGATATTGTTACAAATCGTTCAGCAAGGGCAATTGCAGCATTTGAGGGCAGAACTGAAGTGCAAGAAGATGACATAGCAAGGGTAATTTCTTGTTCTTTAAGACATAGACTTAGAAAAGATCCCTTGGAACAAGTTGATTCAGGTGAAAGAGTTATTCAAGCTTTTTGTAAAGTATTTGATTTAGATGAGAAAGAAAATCTTTCAAAATTTCAATTGTCTGCTGAAGCTTAA
- a CDS encoding RNA methyltransferase, whose amino-acid sequence MILGKNFSNLKVILVEPNGPLNVGSVARLCSNFEVDELRIVSPKCDIFSLEARKMALKGQKFLKHCRVFDDLQKAVFDCDLVLASCGRIDVNKDSFFVSSEDIFDWTLSFKKINNLAIIFGREDRGLTNNELLLANKTFNIPTSQDNPSLNLSHAVSIVLYELNKSSKKNLNNESRAFNLASSKAVHDTFMEIEEMLMRVGYLLKHTSKAKISKFKNFTLRANTSMHEINVLRGIVHQINWFLNNSKKNK is encoded by the coding sequence ATGATTTTGGGAAAAAATTTTTCTAATTTAAAGGTAATTTTAGTTGAACCAAATGGCCCCTTAAATGTAGGAAGCGTTGCTAGATTATGCAGTAATTTTGAAGTTGATGAATTAAGAATTGTTTCTCCAAAATGCGATATATTTTCTTTAGAAGCAAGAAAAATGGCTCTTAAAGGTCAAAAATTTCTTAAACATTGTAGGGTTTTTGATGATCTTCAAAAAGCAGTTTTTGATTGTGATTTGGTTCTAGCCTCTTGTGGGAGGATTGATGTAAATAAAGATTCTTTTTTTGTATCTTCTGAAGATATATTTGATTGGACTTTATCCTTTAAGAAGATAAATAATTTAGCAATTATATTTGGAAGAGAAGATAGAGGTTTAACTAACAATGAATTGCTTCTAGCAAATAAAACTTTTAATATTCCAACTTCTCAGGATAATCCTTCATTAAATCTTTCCCACGCTGTTTCAATAGTTTTATATGAATTAAATAAGTCTTCTAAAAAGAATTTAAATAATGAATCAAGAGCTTTTAACTTAGCATCATCGAAAGCAGTGCATGATACATTTATGGAGATAGAGGAAATGCTTATGCGAGTTGGATATCTTTTAAAACATACCTCTAAGGCAAAAATCAGTAAATTTAAGAATTTTACTTTAAGGGCAAATACATCAATGCACGAAATAAATGTTTTAAGAGGAATTGTCCATCAAATAAACTGGTTTTTGAACAATTCAAAAAAAAATAAGTAA
- a CDS encoding c-type cytochrome has product MSTSSSTAAESNFKREFLKIGFVVFGVLLICFSIIFVNHHDNNKYIIETLELNGSVEEGDALFKINCVGCHGITARGLVGPDLHSITQRLNDKEIIKQVTGGLTPPMPSFEIDPVNMSNLLKYLHSLE; this is encoded by the coding sequence GTGTCAACATCTTCATCAACTGCAGCAGAAAGTAATTTTAAGAGAGAATTCTTAAAAATAGGTTTTGTTGTATTTGGAGTTTTATTGATTTGTTTTTCTATAATTTTCGTAAATCATCATGACAATAACAAATATATTATTGAAACTCTTGAGCTTAATGGCTCTGTTGAGGAAGGAGATGCTCTTTTTAAGATAAATTGTGTTGGATGTCATGGAATTACAGCGAGAGGATTAGTGGGCCCAGACTTACACTCAATAACTCAACGTTTGAATGATAAAGAGATAATAAAACAAGTTACTGGAGGCCTGACTCCTCCAATGCCAAGTTTTGAAATTGATCCTGTAAATATGTCCAATTTATTAAAATATCTTCATAGTCTTGAATGA
- the petG gene encoding cytochrome b6-f complex subunit V produces MIEPLLCGIVLGLVPITLLGLFVSAWNQYRRGSGMLDID; encoded by the coding sequence ATGATCGAGCCTCTTCTATGTGGAATTGTTTTAGGTTTAGTTCCAATAACTCTTCTTGGATTATTCGTAAGCGCATGGAATCAATACAGAAGAGGTTCAGGTATGTTGGACATTGATTAA
- the rsmD gene encoding 16S rRNA (guanine(966)-N(2))-methyltransferase RsmD produces the protein MKTNLRLIGGKKLQSPNNSYTRPTTLRVREAVFNILNSRVENSNWLDLFSGTGSISCEAYNHGARKIIAIEKNKINSKICLENLLSLENIENRRNDIEVICKDVLKWTKPNYERNLSSRNMDLNKLKFDFVYLDPPYDVDFHELVLNQLFDCDILKKDSIVICEHSPNLLIKKSTLWETIDVRNYGQSRLTFLINVQHT, from the coding sequence ATGAAGACAAACTTAAGATTAATAGGTGGTAAAAAACTCCAAAGTCCAAATAATTCTTATACCAGACCTACAACTTTGAGAGTGAGAGAGGCTGTATTTAATATACTGAACAGCAGAGTTGAAAACAGTAACTGGTTAGATTTATTTAGTGGAACAGGGTCCATATCCTGTGAAGCCTATAACCATGGGGCAAGAAAAATAATTGCAATTGAAAAAAACAAAATCAACTCAAAAATTTGCTTAGAAAATTTACTCTCGTTGGAGAATATAGAGAATAGGAGAAATGACATAGAAGTTATTTGTAAAGACGTTTTGAAATGGACAAAACCTAATTATGAAAGAAACTTATCATCTAGAAATATGGATTTAAACAAATTAAAATTTGATTTTGTTTATCTAGATCCTCCATACGATGTAGATTTCCATGAATTAGTTTTAAATCAATTATTTGATTGTGACATTTTAAAAAAAGATTCAATAGTTATTTGTGAACATTCACCAAACCTATTAATTAAAAAAAGTACTTTGTGGGAAACTATAGATGTAAGAAATTATGGGCAATCAAGATTAACATTTTTAATCAATGTCCAACATACCTGA
- the hisH gene encoding imidazole glycerol phosphate synthase subunit HisH, giving the protein MHKIGLIDYGMGNIHSVTKSLESLGEEIILIKNFNDSKLCKAIILPGVGAFDPAMNNLKETDLITDLKNWIKSGKSFLGICLGLQLLFESSDEGEVQGLAILKGNIQKIPNIVNKRIPHMGWCQLLPTKPNTLLELEELNNWVYFVHSYHAIPDDSKIIAAQVDYGSEKLTAMIENDNLLACQFHPEKSGKTGEKLLRRWLSNIQ; this is encoded by the coding sequence TTGCATAAAATTGGACTAATAGACTATGGGATGGGTAATATTCATTCTGTAACAAAATCTCTAGAAAGTCTTGGAGAAGAAATCATATTAATTAAAAATTTTAATGACTCTAAGCTTTGTAAAGCGATAATACTCCCTGGGGTTGGAGCCTTTGATCCAGCTATGAATAATCTCAAAGAGACTGATTTGATAACTGATTTGAAAAATTGGATTAAAAGTGGGAAGTCTTTTTTGGGGATATGTTTAGGCCTTCAACTCCTTTTTGAATCAAGTGATGAGGGAGAGGTTCAAGGGCTGGCAATTTTAAAAGGAAATATACAAAAAATTCCGAATATTGTTAACAAAAGAATTCCACACATGGGTTGGTGCCAACTTTTACCTACAAAACCAAATACTTTATTAGAGCTAGAAGAATTAAATAATTGGGTCTATTTTGTACATTCCTATCATGCAATCCCAGATGATTCAAAGATTATTGCAGCTCAGGTTGATTATGGCTCTGAAAAATTAACTGCAATGATTGAGAATGATAATTTATTGGCCTGTCAATTTCATCCGGAAAAATCTGGAAAAACCGGTGAAAAACTTTTGAGAAGATGGCTTAGTAATATTCAATAA
- the trxA gene encoding thioredoxin: MSSAPAVTDSSFDKDVLQSDLPVLVDFWAPWCGPCRMVAPVVEEISKDFEGKIKVFKLNTDENPNVASQYGIRSIPTLMIFKGGQKVDTVVGAVPKATLSSTLTKHL; encoded by the coding sequence ATGTCATCAGCTCCAGCCGTAACTGATTCTTCATTTGACAAGGATGTACTGCAAAGTGATCTACCAGTATTGGTTGATTTTTGGGCACCATGGTGCGGTCCATGTAGGATGGTTGCACCAGTTGTAGAAGAAATCTCAAAAGACTTTGAAGGGAAAATTAAAGTTTTTAAATTAAACACTGATGAGAATCCAAATGTTGCCAGTCAATACGGAATTAGAAGTATTCCTACTTTAATGATCTTTAAAGGAGGTCAAAAGGTTGATACCGTTGTTGGTGCTGTGCCAAAAGCAACTCTCTCGAGCACTTTAACTAAGCATTTATAA
- a CDS encoding GuaB3 family IMP dehydrogenase-related protein codes for MNNELGLNKEVRRAYGIDEIALVPGKRTLDYDLTDPSWSIGDFKREVPIVASAMDSVVDVNTAVELTKLGSLGVINMEGVQTRYENPDEILKQIASVGKNDFVPLMQKIYSEPVKEGLILKRINEVKERGGIAAFSGTPQAAIKFKETLNNSKIDLFFLQGTVVSTEHLGMEGKETLNIKDLCQSMNVPVVAGNCVTYEVAKLLMNAGVAGLMVGIGPGAACTSRGVLGIGIPQATAIADCSAARNDYFEESGRYIPIIGDGGIVTGGDICKCLACGADAVMIGSPIAKSSNAPGKGFHWGMATPSPVLPRGTRIEVGSTGSLERIIKGPALLDDGTHNLLGAIRTSMSTLGAKNIKEMQEVEIVIAPSLLTEGKVYQKAQQLGMGK; via the coding sequence GTGAATAATGAACTTGGTTTAAATAAAGAAGTCAGACGGGCTTATGGCATTGATGAAATAGCTTTAGTCCCTGGTAAAAGAACACTTGATTACGATTTGACTGATCCTTCTTGGTCAATAGGTGATTTCAAAAGAGAAGTTCCGATCGTAGCTAGTGCCATGGATAGTGTTGTCGATGTCAATACAGCTGTAGAGCTCACAAAATTAGGTTCCCTAGGGGTTATTAATATGGAGGGCGTACAAACACGATATGAAAACCCTGATGAAATATTGAAGCAAATAGCATCAGTTGGGAAGAATGATTTTGTTCCATTAATGCAGAAAATATACAGTGAACCGGTCAAGGAAGGATTGATTTTAAAAAGAATAAATGAGGTCAAAGAAAGAGGAGGTATCGCAGCTTTTAGTGGGACTCCTCAAGCCGCCATCAAGTTTAAAGAAACACTAAATAATTCCAAAATAGATTTATTTTTTCTTCAAGGAACAGTTGTTTCAACTGAACATCTTGGAATGGAAGGTAAGGAAACCTTAAATATTAAAGATCTCTGCCAATCTATGAATGTTCCAGTTGTAGCTGGTAATTGTGTTACTTACGAAGTTGCAAAACTTCTCATGAATGCTGGAGTTGCGGGATTGATGGTTGGGATAGGACCAGGAGCAGCATGTACATCAAGAGGAGTATTGGGAATTGGAATCCCTCAAGCAACTGCAATTGCTGATTGTAGTGCGGCAAGAAATGATTACTTTGAAGAAAGTGGTCGTTATATACCTATTATTGGTGATGGAGGAATTGTTACTGGCGGAGATATTTGTAAATGTTTAGCATGTGGAGCAGATGCAGTAATGATTGGATCACCAATAGCTAAATCTTCAAACGCCCCAGGTAAAGGATTTCACTGGGGTATGGCTACTCCAAGTCCAGTGTTGCCGAGGGGCACAAGAATTGAAGTTGGTTCTACAGGATCCTTGGAAAGGATAATTAAAGGCCCGGCCCTACTTGATGATGGGACACATAACTTATTAGGAGCCATTAGAACATCAATGAGTACTCTTGGTGCAAAAAATATTAAAGAAATGCAAGAAGTTGAAATAGTTATCGCACCATCGCTTCTTACTGAGGGTAAGGTTTATCAAAAAGCTCAGCAGCTCGGGATGGGTAAGTAG